TCAGCTTTTTGTTGCCGCCCCATTGCACTTCGCCGTTGTTTATTAATTCTTTTAATTTCCGGCTTCGCCGGAAAAAAGTATCGCCCAGGTCGGTATGCGCTATCATGCCGCATCGTGAAAGATAATTCCCAGGGTATGCCTGCTGCCGGACGTTACCTGGCTCACACCGTGCTTCATATTAACGCGGTAGTAGCCCCGCGTACCCTTCACCGGCCGGAAATTCGTGGTGAAGATCAGGGCATCGCCCTTTTGGGGTTTCAGCACAATAGCTTTGGATTGTGCCCTCGGCTGCTGCTCTATCAATACAAACTCGCCGCCCTCATAAGCATCGTCCAAAAACAACACCATTTGCATTGGAAAGTAGATATCGCCATACAGGTCCTGGTGCAGGGTGTTATAACCGCCTATGCCATACCGTAAAATCAAAGGCGTCGGGCGGTTTTGACCCGCTGCGTGGCATTGTTCCAACAATTCCGGCAGGCTATCCGGAAATTGCTTTTGTATACCCAATACCTCCATCCATTTATTGGCAATAGGCGCAAGGTGAGGATAAACCGCCTGCCTGGTAGTTTCGATGATGGCGGGCAGCGGATAATTGAAATATTTATACTCGCCCAACCCGAAGCGGTAACGCTCCATCACGATGGTTTTGCGGTATAGTTCCTTGTTGTCGTATTGTTGCCGCAGGCTATCACATTCTTCCGCGGTAAGCAGGCTACTAATAATGGCATAGCCGGTATCGTTCATCTGGCCGGCAACCTGCTGCCAGTCCAATTGATCAATTTGTTGTTTCATGAGATTTTGATTGATAGTCTCTGTGTACTTGTGCCCTTTTCTCAGTGCACTTTGTGGTTTAATTTTTTACCACAGAGGACACTGAGATTTTTCACAGAGGGCACAGCGGCTTAATTTATACCGCCATTTTATGAACCTGCGCAGCCTCCCAGCCAATAATGGCCGATTTGCGGGTTGGTCCCCAATGGTAGCCGCCAAACTCGCCTGTGGAACGGATCACCCTGTGGCAGGGTATCAGGAAGGCTACCGGGTTGTCGCCCACGGCGCTTCCCACTGCACGGCTTGCATTTGGCGATTGTATCACTTTAGCCAGTGAGCCGTAGGTTTCCAGTCCACCCATAGGAATCTGCAGCAATGCTTCCCATACTTTTAGCTGGAACGGCGTTCCCTTCAGGTGAAGTTTTATGTTTGAAAGTTTAGACCAGTCTTTCTGGAATATGAACATTGCTTCCTGCTGTATATGGTCCACCACCTGGTTGTAGGCCGCATTCGGGAATTGCGATTGCAAGCCTTTTAATGCCTCGTCGC
Above is a window of Mucilaginibacter ginsenosidivorans DNA encoding:
- a CDS encoding 2OG-Fe(II) oxygenase, with the translated sequence MKQQIDQLDWQQVAGQMNDTGYAIISSLLTAEECDSLRQQYDNKELYRKTIVMERYRFGLGEYKYFNYPLPAIIETTRQAVYPHLAPIANKWMEVLGIQKQFPDSLPELLEQCHAAGQNRPTPLILRYGIGGYNTLHQDLYGDIYFPMQMVLFLDDAYEGGEFVLIEQQPRAQSKAIVLKPQKGDALIFTTNFRPVKGTRGYYRVNMKHGVSQVTSGSRHTLGIIFHDAA